The Bos indicus x Bos taurus breed Angus x Brahman F1 hybrid chromosome 15, Bos_hybrid_MaternalHap_v2.0, whole genome shotgun sequence genome includes a window with the following:
- the LOC113905965 gene encoding thyroid transcription factor 1-associated protein 26-like produces the protein MESDPQDQICGVWPAARGWTGGLGTRGRVSPVEFRNKNVKRKTWRPNHLQAFVGSVREGQGFAFRRKLKIQQTYKKLLRREKKSQTPSESPFTDWYPDHLKHLYLAEEERLKKQLRKADQPLSEEQVDQPLPEDQGSNDQALSEERYSIEQPQPAEACSIRINSINIPKKNKKKTSNQKAQEEYEQIQAKRAAKKQELERRKQEREEAQRLYKKKKMEVFKILSKKTKKGQPNLNLQTEYLLKKYKKRIKSDVVA, from the exons ATGGAATCTGACCCACAGGATCAGA TATGTGGCGTTTGGCCGGCAGCAAGGGGGTGGACAGGGGGGTTGGGTACGCGTGGAAGAGTTTCACCGGTTGAATTCAGAAATAAGAATGTGAAACGGAAAACGTGGCGACCTAATCATCTGCAAGCCTTCGTGGGGAGCGTTCGTGAAGGACAAGGCTTTGCATTTCGAAGAAAACTCAAGATTCAGCAAACTTATAAGAAATTACTCCGGAGGGAAAAGAAGTCTCAAACCCCAAGTGAATCCCCCTTCACAGATTGGTATCCTGATCATCTGAAACATCTTTATTTAGCTGAAGAGGAAAGACTCAAGAAGCAGCTTAGAAAAGCTGACCAGCCTCTGTCAGAAGAACAAGTTGATCAGCCTTTGCCAGAAGACCAAGGTAGCAATGACCAGGCTTTGTCTGAAGAACGCTATAGCATTGAGCAGCCTCAGCCAGCAGAAGCGTGTAGCATAAGAATAAACTCCATTaatattccaaagaaaaataaaaagaaaacgtCAAATCAAAAAGCACAGGAAGAATATGAGCAGATACAAGCTAAGCGTGCTGCTAAGAAACAAGAATTGGagaggagaaaacaagagagagaagaagCTCAAAGGCtctacaaaaagaagaaaatggaagtgtTCAAAATACTGAGCAAAAAGACTAAAAAGGGCCAACCAAACTTGAATTTACAAACGGAGTATCttctaaaaaaatacaagaaaagaattaagtcAGACGTTGTTGCCTGA